One Luteolibacter arcticus DNA segment encodes these proteins:
- the kdsB gene encoding 3-deoxy-manno-octulosonate cytidylyltransferase — protein MGGAAPHIIGILPARWGSTRFPGKPLHLIAGKPLVQHVWEQCRKCTRLDDLYIATDDERIFAAAESFGAKAIMTSPEHPTGTDRLAEAVRSLPQVDIIVNIQGDEPLIDPALVDELAAAMAADASLDMATAANPLDPDDPAVQDPNVVKVVTALDGRALYFSRSPLPFFRNAVEGLPVYRHKGIYAYRRTFLERFVTWPPSPLERAESLEQLRALENGASIKVLPTHDTSPGVDTPEQAAHVESILTSQLSHP, from the coding sequence ATGGGCGGAGCGGCACCACACATCATCGGTATTCTTCCAGCGCGCTGGGGGTCCACTCGCTTCCCCGGAAAGCCCCTCCACCTCATTGCCGGCAAGCCGCTCGTCCAGCACGTCTGGGAGCAGTGCCGGAAATGCACGCGCCTCGACGACCTCTACATCGCCACCGATGACGAGCGGATCTTCGCTGCTGCGGAGAGCTTCGGCGCCAAGGCCATCATGACCTCGCCCGAGCACCCGACCGGCACTGATCGCTTGGCCGAGGCCGTCCGCTCGCTCCCACAAGTCGACATCATCGTCAATATCCAGGGCGACGAACCGCTGATCGATCCAGCCCTCGTCGACGAACTCGCCGCCGCGATGGCCGCCGACGCTTCGCTCGACATGGCGACCGCCGCCAACCCGCTCGATCCCGACGATCCCGCGGTGCAGGATCCGAACGTCGTGAAAGTCGTCACCGCACTCGACGGCCGCGCGCTCTACTTCTCCCGCTCTCCCCTGCCCTTCTTCCGCAATGCGGTCGAAGGCCTGCCCGTCTATCGTCACAAGGGGATCTACGCATACCGTCGTACTTTCCTTGAGCGCTTCGTCACCTGGCCCCCCTCTCCGCTCGAGCGGGCCGAATCGCTCGAACAACTCCGCGCCCTTGAAAACGGCGCGTCCATCAAGGTCTTGCCTACCCACGACACCTCGCCCGGTGTCGACACTCCCGAACAGGCCGCCCACGTCGAATCCATCCTTACCAGCCAACTGTCCCACCCATGA
- a CDS encoding sodium:solute symporter family transporter, translating to MSGAGFDLAIIVVYFVVIIGIGLYAARGQKTMETYALGNRSMPWWAVLASILASEISAGTFLGTPSEGYAKLNFLYAQLVIGTIIARLLVAAVFIKPFYDLKVVSIYEFLEIRFGRMTRRISSFVFLLTRSLASGSRIFVAAILLVLAWEVLHPAFRQLEGEARFQQELFIYVGAVVVITFLTALYTTLGGIKAVVWTDLIQVSLMFGSAIYVFFWLLGKTGGWGGFFESIKTPAFVDTGIDSTKGFGENVRGILTQEYTLWAAFLGSVFTTLATHGTDQDMVQRMLTSKDHKKGQRAVILSGLIDLPVVIGFLAIGILLFRFYTQNADRAPAHDPGIFAWFMVHDLAPGLRGLLAAGLFATAMGSLSTALNALATTFTKDWYVGYFRPNASSNEQFKAARWATAGFAVLLALIGIGTAFIKLKNPDLRIIPIVLGSFGYTYGSLLGVFLIGMLTKTRGTCRGNAIAMAAGLLVVCFFSSAHNDVYDIFHDKEAKVRKALVALKAAPAYSTFATSFQPATPELVAQVVEKTKLPEAEVRDLWASRTSHEPWYLPSWVPVIAFTWRIMLGTLVTVMVGLCFPRKGAAYVAQSA from the coding sequence ATGTCCGGAGCCGGTTTCGACCTCGCCATCATCGTCGTTTACTTCGTGGTGATCATCGGCATCGGGCTTTACGCCGCGCGGGGCCAGAAAACGATGGAGACCTACGCGCTGGGCAACCGCTCGATGCCATGGTGGGCGGTCCTCGCGTCGATTCTCGCATCTGAAATTTCCGCCGGCACTTTCCTCGGCACACCGAGCGAAGGCTACGCCAAGCTGAACTTCCTCTACGCCCAGCTCGTGATCGGCACGATCATCGCACGGCTGCTGGTGGCCGCGGTCTTCATCAAGCCCTTCTACGACCTTAAGGTGGTGAGCATCTACGAGTTCCTGGAGATCCGCTTCGGCCGGATGACGCGAAGGATCTCGTCGTTCGTGTTCCTGCTCACGCGCTCCTTGGCCAGCGGCTCGCGGATCTTCGTCGCAGCCATCTTGCTGGTGCTCGCGTGGGAGGTGCTGCATCCGGCATTCCGCCAGCTCGAGGGCGAGGCACGGTTCCAGCAGGAGCTTTTTATCTACGTCGGCGCGGTGGTGGTCATCACTTTCCTGACCGCACTCTACACCACCCTCGGAGGCATCAAGGCCGTGGTCTGGACCGACCTCATCCAAGTCAGCCTGATGTTCGGCTCCGCGATCTACGTGTTCTTCTGGCTGCTTGGAAAAACCGGCGGATGGGGCGGCTTCTTCGAGTCGATCAAGACTCCCGCCTTTGTCGATACAGGCATCGATTCCACCAAAGGCTTCGGCGAGAACGTCCGCGGGATCCTCACGCAGGAATACACGCTGTGGGCGGCCTTCCTCGGCTCCGTCTTCACCACGCTGGCAACCCACGGCACCGATCAGGACATGGTGCAGCGGATGCTCACGTCGAAGGACCACAAGAAAGGCCAGCGCGCGGTGATTCTCTCGGGTCTGATCGATCTGCCGGTGGTGATCGGCTTCCTCGCCATCGGAATCCTGCTCTTCCGTTTCTACACGCAGAATGCCGATCGCGCCCCGGCACACGATCCTGGCATCTTCGCTTGGTTCATGGTTCACGATCTCGCGCCCGGGCTGCGCGGTCTGCTGGCCGCCGGCCTTTTCGCCACCGCGATGGGCTCGCTGAGCACGGCCCTCAACGCACTGGCCACCACCTTTACGAAAGACTGGTATGTCGGCTACTTCCGTCCGAATGCGTCGTCGAATGAGCAGTTCAAGGCAGCGCGTTGGGCTACCGCGGGTTTTGCGGTGCTGCTCGCTCTCATTGGCATCGGCACTGCATTCATCAAGCTGAAGAATCCCGACCTCCGCATCATCCCCATCGTCCTCGGCAGCTTCGGCTACACCTATGGCTCGCTGCTCGGGGTGTTCCTGATCGGCATGCTCACCAAGACCCGCGGGACTTGCCGGGGCAACGCGATCGCGATGGCCGCAGGCCTGCTGGTCGTCTGCTTTTTCTCCAGCGCGCACAATGACGTTTACGACATCTTCCACGACAAGGAGGCCAAAGTCCGCAAGGCCCTCGTCGCCCTGAAGGCCGCGCCCGCCTACTCCACTTTCGCCACCTCCTTCCAACCGGCCACGCCCGAACTCGTCGCCCAGGTCGTCGAAAAGACCAAGCTTCCGGAAGCCGAGGTCCGAGACCTCTGGGCCAGTCGCACCAGCCACGAACCGTGGTACCTGCCATCGTGGGTGCCGGTGATTGCCTTCACCTGGCGCATCATGCTGGGCACGCTGGTCACCGTGATGGTGGGCCTGTGCTTCCCGCGCAAGGGAGCCGCCTACGTCGCCCAATCCGCCTGA
- a CDS encoding CTP synthase yields MKYIFVTGGVVSSLGKGLAAASIGALLEHRGLKTLMQKFDPYLNVDPGTMSPYQHGEVYVLDDGAETDLDLGHYERFTSGVMSRLNNLTSGQVFDAVIKKERRGEYLGKTVQFIPHVTDEIKSRLHAVTDNNPDVDVLITEIGGTVGDMEGLLFIEALRQFALEVGKDNVCFIHVTLLPFIKAAGEVKTKPTQQSVAKLRELGIQPDIIICRTEADLDEDNRKKIAMFCNVEKKNVVAFRDVAHTIYECPLDLRRDKIDRLVVDRIGLGHTPSPALDDWEHFVRRVIHPKNKVTIAVAGKYIELQDAYKSIYESLIHAGAHHDTKVNIIRVEAEAIEDHGAKAVIGEVDGILVPGGFGDRGIEGKIQAAQYARENNIPYFGICLGMQIATIEFARNVCKLRGANSTEFDKNTPFPVICLQEEQKGVEDMGATMRLGSCESIVFAGTKAADLYGNADRIHERHRHRYEFNSDFQEKLQDCGLVISSVSEKEGLVEIVELPNHPFFVGAQFHPEFQSKPNKPHPLFAGFVKASLERAQAQ; encoded by the coding sequence ATGAAATACATCTTCGTCACCGGCGGCGTCGTCTCGTCTCTCGGCAAAGGCCTCGCCGCGGCCTCCATCGGCGCGCTGCTCGAGCACCGGGGGCTCAAGACGCTGATGCAGAAATTCGACCCCTACCTCAACGTAGACCCGGGCACCATGTCGCCCTACCAGCACGGCGAGGTGTACGTCCTCGACGACGGTGCGGAGACCGACCTCGACCTCGGCCACTACGAACGCTTCACCTCCGGCGTGATGTCGCGGCTGAATAACCTGACCTCCGGCCAGGTCTTCGACGCCGTCATCAAGAAGGAGCGCAGGGGCGAATACCTCGGCAAGACGGTGCAGTTCATCCCGCACGTCACCGACGAGATTAAATCCCGCCTTCACGCCGTCACCGACAACAACCCCGACGTGGATGTGCTGATCACCGAGATCGGTGGCACCGTCGGCGACATGGAAGGACTCCTTTTCATCGAAGCCCTACGCCAGTTCGCGCTCGAAGTCGGCAAGGACAACGTCTGCTTCATCCACGTCACGCTGCTGCCTTTCATCAAGGCGGCCGGCGAGGTGAAGACCAAGCCGACCCAGCAGTCCGTCGCCAAACTCCGCGAACTCGGCATCCAGCCGGACATCATCATCTGCCGCACCGAAGCCGACCTCGACGAGGACAACCGCAAGAAGATCGCGATGTTCTGCAACGTGGAGAAGAAGAACGTGGTCGCCTTCCGCGATGTCGCCCACACGATCTACGAATGCCCGCTGGACCTGCGCCGCGACAAGATCGACCGCCTCGTGGTGGACAGGATCGGTCTCGGCCATACACCTTCTCCAGCCCTTGACGATTGGGAGCATTTCGTCCGCCGCGTCATCCACCCGAAGAACAAGGTGACCATCGCCGTCGCCGGCAAATACATCGAGCTGCAGGACGCGTACAAGTCGATCTACGAATCGCTGATCCACGCCGGCGCGCACCACGACACCAAGGTCAACATCATCCGCGTCGAAGCCGAGGCGATCGAGGACCACGGCGCAAAGGCGGTCATTGGCGAGGTCGATGGCATCCTCGTCCCCGGCGGCTTCGGTGATCGCGGCATCGAGGGCAAGATCCAAGCGGCCCAATACGCGCGGGAAAACAACATCCCGTATTTCGGCATCTGCCTCGGGATGCAGATCGCGACCATCGAGTTCGCGCGCAATGTCTGCAAGCTGCGTGGCGCAAACTCGACCGAGTTCGACAAGAACACGCCATTCCCCGTCATCTGCCTACAGGAAGAGCAGAAGGGCGTGGAGGACATGGGCGCCACCATGCGCCTCGGTTCCTGCGAGAGCATCGTCTTCGCCGGCACCAAGGCCGCCGACCTCTACGGCAATGCGGATCGCATTCATGAACGCCACCGCCACCGGTATGAGTTCAACTCCGACTTCCAGGAAAAGCTCCAGGATTGCGGGCTGGTCATCTCCTCGGTCTCCGAGAAGGAAGGCCTCGTTGAAATCGTCGAGCTGCCGAATCACCCCTTCTTCGTGGGCGCGCAGTTCCACCCCGAGTTCCAGTCGAAGCCGAACAAGCCGCACCCGCTGTTCGCCGGCTTCGTGAAGGCATCGCTCGAGCGCGCGCAGGCTCAGTGA
- a CDS encoding NAD(P)/FAD-dependent oxidoreductase, with product MKLGVIGGGPAGLRAAEVAASAGASVTIFDAKPSVGRKLLVAGRGGLNLTHGEDLGRFISRYSGPADFWQHAISAFTPSDLREWAAGLGIETFEQRTGRVYPREMKAAPLLRRWVDRLRGLGVTFEMNHRWTGLKPGPPHELEFSIYDEHRTFTSDAVILALGGASWPITGSDGHWTSILTSLGIGVNPLAPANCGWETAWPREVLATAEGKPLKNLVVRAGDHEVKGELMVTSYGLEGGAIYQLGTHLRAMPEPVVHIDFKPTYSLEELVTKLAASKLPAVTACKQCWRLSDATHAIICAGHSDQSSATGLAERAKSCAIPLIGPRPIDEAISSAGGVRWDELDVNLMLRKLTRVFVAGEMIDWEATTGGYLMQGCFATGTLVGKAIAAS from the coding sequence ATGAAACTCGGGGTCATCGGTGGAGGACCGGCGGGACTGCGCGCCGCGGAAGTGGCGGCGTCTGCGGGCGCGTCCGTGACCATCTTCGACGCCAAGCCATCCGTGGGGCGCAAGTTGCTCGTGGCAGGTCGCGGCGGACTGAACCTCACGCATGGCGAAGACCTCGGGCGCTTCATCTCTCGTTACTCGGGTCCGGCGGATTTCTGGCAGCACGCCATTTCCGCCTTCACCCCGTCCGATCTGCGCGAATGGGCGGCCGGCCTGGGCATCGAGACTTTCGAGCAGCGCACCGGCCGCGTTTATCCGCGCGAGATGAAAGCCGCCCCCCTGCTCCGGCGCTGGGTGGACCGCTTGCGCGGGCTTGGCGTGACCTTCGAAATGAATCACCGCTGGACCGGCCTCAAGCCGGGTCCGCCGCACGAGCTGGAGTTCTCGATCTACGATGAACACCGTACTTTTACGAGCGATGCCGTGATCCTTGCACTCGGTGGTGCATCATGGCCCATCACCGGCTCGGACGGTCATTGGACATCGATTCTTACGTCCCTTGGCATCGGTGTGAATCCACTCGCTCCCGCCAACTGCGGTTGGGAGACTGCGTGGCCTCGGGAAGTCCTCGCGACCGCGGAAGGCAAGCCGCTGAAGAACCTCGTCGTCCGCGCCGGAGATCACGAAGTGAAAGGAGAACTGATGGTCACGTCCTACGGACTCGAAGGCGGTGCCATCTATCAGCTCGGCACTCACCTGCGCGCGATGCCCGAACCCGTCGTACACATCGACTTCAAACCTACCTACTCGCTTGAGGAGCTGGTCACGAAACTAGCAGCCTCCAAGCTGCCCGCCGTCACCGCCTGCAAGCAATGCTGGAGATTGAGCGATGCCACGCACGCGATCATCTGCGCCGGGCATTCGGATCAGTCCTCTGCCACAGGTTTAGCGGAAAGGGCCAAAAGCTGCGCAATCCCGCTCATTGGTCCACGTCCGATCGATGAAGCGATTTCTTCCGCTGGAGGTGTTAGATGGGACGAGCTCGATGTGAATTTGATGCTACGTAAACTTACCCGTGTGTTTGTCGCGGGAGAAATGATCGATTGGGAAGCGACCACCGGCGGCTATCTCATGCAAGGTTGTTTCGCCACTGGAACGCTTGTAGGCAAAGCGATTGCCGCCTCTTGA